Sequence from the bacterium genome:
GAGCTTGGCTAACGCCGCGATTTGATCCTCTTGCACCGCGGCCAACTCAATCCGGCCGCGGCCCAGTTCAATCCGGCTGCGCACGACGTCAACGTAACTTGCCGCGCCGCTTTGATAACGTTCGGCGATGAGTCGCTGCAAATCGTCGAGAAGCTGCACGGCAAATTGCTGGCTTGTGACATTCTCCTTCGCCAGCAGGTTTTCATAGTACCGTTTCTTGACTTCCGCTGCGAGCAAGACGCGGAGACGCGCCAGTTGCAATTCGGCGATTTGACGATCAGCGCGGGCAACGGCTTTGCGGCTGCCGCGCTTGCCGGGAAATTCAAAGCCTTGACTAAAGCCGATCTCGATGGCATTGGCAGCGGCAAAGTCGAAGCCGATTTCGTCGAGGCGAGCAAAGATTTCGGCGGGCGGCAGCGCCCCGGCATGCACGCCTTGTCCCCGCGCCACGGCAACTTCCTGCTCGGCCAGCATGATTTGCAGGTTTTGCCGCAGTGCCAAAGCAATGGCCTGTTGCAATGAAAGTTCACTCTGCGCCCTAGCCGCGCCGGACAGCAGCAATAATGGAAACAGCACAGCCAGGCAGGAACGCGAAACAGGAATCACGTGCCGGCTCCTTTCCGAAAAAACTGCACCGAGATGAGATGCGCCTAATGATCTGTGGGAAACGGGGAGAGAATCAGACTAGCGCAGGAGGGTGATCGACGAGGCGGCTGGGAGCAGAGGAGATTTGCAACACGATGTCGGCCGTGTTATATTGGGCATTCGGAAAAAAGCTGAAATCGAAAACCGGCCCGATGACTGTCGGCACGTGACAGACGCAAGAGCAATCCCGGTCCGCAGCACGAGCGGCGCTCTGCGAGGCTTCATCATGCTTGTTCATCAAAGAACAGAACAATGAAGCGCAACCACCGTCGCCTTCGCCGGTCAGACAATCGATATCACCGCACACGAACATGGTGGCGATGAAACTGAACGCCAACAGGCCACCCAGCGGGCAGAGAAAGGCTTTGGTCAAAGCGTTGATCATGGCAGGCGAATTTAGAAATTCTCGATCAGATTCAAAGCCTTTTTTGCAGTTGCTCCAGACTGACGAGTTTTGCCATGGTATTCGTGCAGGCACACAACTGGCTCTGCCCCTGCTTCGGCAACGGCAGAACCTGGCTGTTGCGATTTTTGCTTCGGCGGCATCACAGTCGGCAATCGCGCTGCACGCGAATCATCCCCGAGAAGTTCGTGGCCGGCGTCGGCATGTTCCCGGGTGAACACACGCGCGCACCCACCCTGGCGTGTTCCACCGTGATCCGCGCGACTGATTCCGCGAATGCGTGTTCCTTTTCAAATCAGAGAAAACTGCATGCGGCGTTTCCTCAGGAACAACGGACCGCACAGACACTTTCTCTGACGCAGGGCAGACGCCGGCCCTGCAGTTTTTCACCGAGACTGCGGTAGTAGGAAAATCACCTTTAACCATTCGGAGTGCAACATGAAGAAGCTGGTTTTGATCTCACTGTGCCTGTTCCTGGCGGGGCCGGCCTTGGCGCAGAAGCGCGCTTTCACCATAGCCGATCTGTACAAGATCAAGGACGTTTCCGACCCGCAGTTCTCGCCGGACGGCCGGCACATTGCTTTCGTGCTGACCACACACAATCTCCAAAAGGGAAAATCCAATGCGGAGATATATGTCATCGACGCCGATGGCACGAATCTCAAACAAATGACGAACAACCCCGCGACCGACAATCATCCGCGCTGGTCGCCGGATGGCAAGTCGATTCTTTTCGTTTCCACGAGAAGCAACGGCAGCCAGGCGTGGCTGATTGCAGTGGAGGGCGGCGAGGCGCGCCAACTCACGAACATTTCCACCGGCGTGGGCGATCCCCTTTGGCTGCCCGAGGGCCAGCATCTCATTTTCGCCAGCGACGTCTATCCGGAATGCGGGGCGAATGATGATTGCAACAGCAAGATCGACAAAGCCGCGAGCGCGGGGCCGCTGCAAGCGTACCTGGCCGACAAGCTGCTCTATCGCCACTGGACGAGCTGGAAGGAAGGCAGGCGCTCGCACATTTTTTCGTTCAATATCGGCAACGCCGCGCTGATCGATTTGACGCCCGGCGACTACGATGCGCCGGCATTCTCATTGGGCGAAACCGGCTTCGCCGTTTCGCCGGAGGGGAAAGAGCTTTGTTTCGTGTCGAATCGTGACGAGTATCAAGCCGAGTCCACCAACAAAGACCTGTGGCTGGTTCCCACCGCGGGCGGCACGGCGGTGAACCTCACCGCTGAGAACGAAGCGTACGACGGCTCTCCCGCCTATTCGCCGGATGGCCGTTATCTCGCCTACCGCTTTCAAACGACGCCGGGTTATGAGGCCGACCGTTTCCGCATTGGCCTCTACGATCGCGCCACCAAACAGAAAACCGTGCTCACCGAGGCATTTGACAACTGGGTGAATGAGATTATCTGGGCGCCGGATTCCAAAAGCATCTATTTCACCGCCGACGTGCAGGGGCATGTGCCGCTTTACAAAGTCGAGGTGAGCAGCAAGCGCATCGATCTGGTTATCGATGCCAAAACGATTGATGGCTTCTCGATTGCACCGGATGGCAAAGCGGTGACGTTGGTGCGGCGTTCGGTCGGTGAGCCGCGCGAGGTGTGGCGGGTCGCCGCGGGCAAACTCAGCCGCCTGACGATGTTCAATCAGACGCTGGCGGACAGCGTCGACCTCCGGCCCGCGGAAGAGAGGTGGATCGCGTCGCCGACCGGCCGGAAGATTCACACTTTCATCGTGAAGCCGCACAATTTTGATCCGGCGAAAAAGTATCCGCTCATCTTGAATGTGCACGGCGGGCCGCAGCAGCAATGGGCCGATGCGTTTCGCGGCGACTGGCAAGTGTATCCCGGCGCCGGTTACATCGTGGCTTTTTCGAATCCGCATGGCTCCACCGGTTACGGCCAGGCGTTCACCGCGGCAATTTCGAAAGACTGGGGCGGGAAGGTCTACGAGGATGTCATGGCGGTGGCCGATTCACTGGCAAAAATCTCGTGGGTCGATGCGAACCGCATGGGCGCGATGGGCTGGTCGTATGGCGGCTACATGATGATGTGGCTCGCGGGACATACCGATCGCTTCCAAGCGCTGGCGGCCATGATGGGCGTCTACAATCTCACGGCGATGCACGGCGCCACCGAGGAGTTGTGGTTTCCGGAATGGGATTTGGGCGGCGCGCCGTGGGAGTCCGAGCTTTATCAGAAATGGTCGCCCAATCAATTTGTGAAAAATTTCAAAACACCGTGTTTGGTGATCACCGGCGAGCGCGACTACCGCGTGCCCTATACGCAGAGTTTGGAATTCTTCACCGATCTGCAACGCAGGCGCGTGCCCTCGCGCTTGATCGTGTTCAAGAACGACGGTCACTGGCCGAGCCATGTCAAATCGATGCCGTTCTATTACAATGCGCATCTCGACTGGTTTCACCAGTACCTCGGCGGGCCGCCCGCGCCGTACGATATGAAGAAGATGATTCGCAATCAGGCGTGGGAGTGAGGGCGGGGAATTTGGAGGTGGGAATGCGCCAAGCGCAGAGGATCACTGCAACGAGGCGGGTGAGGCTCTGCATATTGGATGAGCGGATCGAGCACGTCCATGCCGGCGGGTGGGGCGCGCCGGTTGGTTGGTGCTCGGTGGCACGGTCATGCGCTGCCGGCGGCAGCCATTCATGTCGAGATCTCGAGCCTTTTGGGATAACATGATTTCGGTACGGAGGTAGTATGCAAATTCATCCCACTTTCAATCATCGCCAGTTGTACCGTCTGCCCTGGTCGCTGCCCGACAATGCCATTTCCTGGCTCGAGCCGACTTCGGCTTGCAACCTGGCGTGCGAGGGCTGCTACCGCGAGAACGTTGCCAAGAGCCACAAGTCTCTGGAGATCATCCGGCGGGAAGTGGAAACATTCCGCGCGCTGCGCAATTCTGATGGCATCTCGATTGCCGGCGGTGATCCGCTCATGCATCCGGAGATCGTGGCGATCGTGCGGATGATCGCGGAGCTGGGTTTCAAGCCGGTGATCAACACCAACGGCGGCATGCTCACGCCCGAGCTGTTGCGCGAGCTGAAGGCCGCCGGCGCAGTTGGCTTCACTTTTCATATCGACAGCAAGCAGGGCCGGCCGAAATGGAAGAACAAGAACGAGGTCGAGTTGAACGAATTGCGGCTGTTCTATGCCGAGATGCTGGCAGAGGTCGGCGGCCTGTCGTGCGCTTTCAATTCGACGGTGTATGAAGACACGCTGGCTCATACGCCGGAGCTGGTCGAGTGGGCCGCCCAACACATCGACATCGTGCACGTGATGGTGTTCATTCTGTTTCGCGCCGCGGTGCCCCAGCTTCCGTTCGAGTGGTATGCCGGTGGGCGAAGAATCGATTTGGGCGTGCTGGCCTACTCGGAGACGAAGGCGCGCAAGATCGATCTGAAATCAACGGAGGTCGTCGCCGAGATCCGGAAGCGCTTTCCCGAGTTCACGCCTTGCGCCTATTTGAATGGAACGGAAAAGCCAGATTCCTTCAAATGGCTGCTCAGCGGCCGCCTGGGTTCGCAGGGAAAAATCTACGGCTACGTCGGCCCCAAATTCATGGAAACGATTCAGACGATGCATCACCTGACCCAGGGCCGCTATCTCGCCTACACCAAACCGGCGCACACCAACTTGGGCCGGGCGATGCTGCTGCTCGCGCTGATCGACCGTGGCGTGCGCAGTGCGGCCGGCCATTATCTCGGCGCGGTACTCAGCAATCCGCTGCGGCTGTTCAAGGGCTTGCACTATCAATCCATCATGATCATCCAGCCGGTGGATTTTCTGCCCAACGGTTTGCAGAACATGTGCGACGGCTGCCCGGACATGACTTTGTGGAACGGCGAGTTGGTCTGGTCCTGCCGCATGGAAGAGTTGAAACACTTCGGCTGCTGGGTGCGCTCTGTGCCGTGCGCCAGCGCATGAGCGGCAAACCACCTGTTGCCTCAAGTGGCATATCGCCGCCCAGCACTGTCATTCTGCAGGGATCCTGTGAAGAACTGGGCACTGTTCCAAGTTACTCCAGAGATCCCGCGGGATGACAAGGATGAGGGCATGCCTTTAGCGGCAACAGCGCACCTCCTGCGGCAGCGACAGATACACACCGACTCTGAGGCAATATTGTCCGCGCCGCAGAATTCGATTCAAAGTTGCAGTCCTGGAAGGCCGTCATCAAAAGATCCAAGTGTAGCCCAGCAACAGCGCCAGACTCACGTGGATGATGAGGGTGAGGAACATCAAATAGGTAAAGGGCAGGTGGAAGGCGTGCCACAGCGCGAAGGCGCGGGCGGTTAAAGCCAGCGTTGCGCGGCTGCTTTCGAGGAAGAGCTTGCGGGACAGGAGAGTCAGGAGGCTGCGGTTGCGCGCGGCCGCATGATCTGCGGCGGTGAGCCACCGCTGCCAGGCACGCAGCTCGCGCCGGCGGCGGCGCCAAAGCTGCGCCACCTGCAGCCAGCCGACCCGTGCCGGGCGGGTGGATTGCCGCAACGCGCCGACGCGAAAATGGTCAGCGGTCAGTCCGGCCGCCGCGAGCGAACGCTGCACGGCAATGATCTCCGCATCGATTTCCTGCAGCGACAGCAACACGCCGCGTTGATTGCGCGGCAGCAGGGCAAACAGAAAGCGTCCGACCAAGCCGCTCGCCATCACAATCATCATCGCATAATAACAAATCGACGCCAGCCCGCCGAACTTGAAGGCGGTGTGCAGGGTGGCAAACAGCGGCCCAGCGATGCCGCAATACATGTGGAATTGAAACCACCGCCGCGGCGTGCCCCAACTGGCCAGCCGGCGCCAGCGTTTGCGCAACGGATAAAGCAGGGTCAGGAAACACAGTGTGCCGCCCACCACGCCGAATCCCTGCCCGATCAGACCGCTGGGTTTGAGCAAAACATGCAGCGGGTGCAGCGGCCGCTGCGCCAACGCGGTGAAATAGTACTCTCCGCCATAACGCAAGGCCGCGAAGAAGACGAATGCGGTGGCGAAGATCAACGCAAAGATCGCGTACGCCTGCAGCGCGAAGCGCTGCGGCGGTCGCGCGGCACGGCGGTGGGGCGCAGCAGGCGCGAGCGCAACGTGCAACTCCTGCGCGTTCACGCTGCCCTCCGGCTGGGAACCGGTTCGCCATAGAGCGTGCGCATTTCGATGCCAATCTCTTTCAAAAACTCGAACGGCAGGACGCCGCCGGCCATGATGAAGACGGTGTCGTTGGGAATGACTTTATCCGTCCCCTCACAGTCGAGCACGACTGCCGGTGTGGTGATTTCCTTCACGACGCTCGGCAGGATGGCTTGAATCTCTCCGCGGCGCACCGCCGCCGCCACCGCCTGGCGGTTGCGCGGTTTGGCGCGCGTGAGATGGGGTTGCCGGTATGACCAGGAGACGCGCGCGCCGGCTTCCACCAGCATCAACGCGCATTCCAGTGCGCTGTCGCCGCCGCCCACCACCAGGCAGTCACGGTTGGCAAAGGCGCGCGGGTCATCGAGTTCATAGTGCACTTTGGGCAAATGCTCGCCGGCAACCTCGAGCTGGCGGGCAATGCCGCGCCGGCCCAGCGCCAGCACGAGATGAGAGGTCGTGTAACTTTCGCCGGCAGCAAAAACCTCCAGCAGGCCCTCCCGCCGCACCACTTGTTCGACCCGCTTTCTCACTCGAATCGTGATGCCGGTTTTGGCAATGATCTTCTCCCATTCCGCCAGCAGCTCTTCCTTGCGCACGTCATTGAAATGAATCCTGCCGTAGCCGGGCAAGGCGAGCGGCGCAGTCATGACGATTTTGTTGCGCGGATACTTCAGAATGGTTCCGCCGACGTCGTTTTGTTCGAGGGTCAAGTAACGCAGCCCCTTCGTTGCGGCCTGCAGGGTGGCGGCCAGGCCGGCCGGGCCGGCACCGACGATGATCACATCATAGTCGGTGCCGGTGCGGCGCGGCTGGGCCGCGATGGCTTCCAGGCATTGCAGACCCTGTAACATCGCATTGCGAATCAAGCCAATACCGCCCAACTCTCCGACGACATAAACGCCGGGCACGCGCGTCTGAAAAGTTTCATCCGTCACCGGCACCTCCACGCCGCTGTCCTCGGCGCCGAGCACCAGCGTGATCGCACCGGTCGGGCAGGCTGCTTCACAGCGGCCATGGCCGACGCAATGGTCCGGCTGCAGCAACGCCGCTTTCATGCGCA
This genomic interval carries:
- a CDS encoding S9 family peptidase, coding for MKKLVLISLCLFLAGPALAQKRAFTIADLYKIKDVSDPQFSPDGRHIAFVLTTHNLQKGKSNAEIYVIDADGTNLKQMTNNPATDNHPRWSPDGKSILFVSTRSNGSQAWLIAVEGGEARQLTNISTGVGDPLWLPEGQHLIFASDVYPECGANDDCNSKIDKAASAGPLQAYLADKLLYRHWTSWKEGRRSHIFSFNIGNAALIDLTPGDYDAPAFSLGETGFAVSPEGKELCFVSNRDEYQAESTNKDLWLVPTAGGTAVNLTAENEAYDGSPAYSPDGRYLAYRFQTTPGYEADRFRIGLYDRATKQKTVLTEAFDNWVNEIIWAPDSKSIYFTADVQGHVPLYKVEVSSKRIDLVIDAKTIDGFSIAPDGKAVTLVRRSVGEPREVWRVAAGKLSRLTMFNQTLADSVDLRPAEERWIASPTGRKIHTFIVKPHNFDPAKKYPLILNVHGGPQQQWADAFRGDWQVYPGAGYIVAFSNPHGSTGYGQAFTAAISKDWGGKVYEDVMAVADSLAKISWVDANRMGAMGWSYGGYMMMWLAGHTDRFQALAAMMGVYNLTAMHGATEELWFPEWDLGGAPWESELYQKWSPNQFVKNFKTPCLVITGERDYRVPYTQSLEFFTDLQRRRVPSRLIVFKNDGHWPSHVKSMPFYYNAHLDWFHQYLGGPPAPYDMKKMIRNQAWE
- a CDS encoding NAD(P)-binding domain-containing protein, which gives rise to MMEFLFIFAWAVFVVAWQAQRRLRRDRRNQARLAQNQRDEIKAPPSLHPFIDPDRCIGCGSCVIACPEGEVLGLVRMKAALLQPDHCVGHGRCEAACPTGAITLVLGAEDSGVEVPVTDETFQTRVPGVYVVGELGGIGLIRNAMLQGLQCLEAIAAQPRRTGTDYDVIIVGAGPAGLAATLQAATKGLRYLTLEQNDVGGTILKYPRNKIVMTAPLALPGYGRIHFNDVRKEELLAEWEKIIAKTGITIRVRKRVEQVVRREGLLEVFAAGESYTTSHLVLALGRRGIARQLEVAGEHLPKVHYELDDPRAFANRDCLVVGGGDSALECALMLVEAGARVSWSYRQPHLTRAKPRNRQAVAAAVRRGEIQAILPSVVKEITTPAVVLDCEGTDKVIPNDTVFIMAGGVLPFEFLKEIGIEMRTLYGEPVPSRRAA
- a CDS encoding radical SAM protein, whose amino-acid sequence is MQIHPTFNHRQLYRLPWSLPDNAISWLEPTSACNLACEGCYRENVAKSHKSLEIIRREVETFRALRNSDGISIAGGDPLMHPEIVAIVRMIAELGFKPVINTNGGMLTPELLRELKAAGAVGFTFHIDSKQGRPKWKNKNEVELNELRLFYAEMLAEVGGLSCAFNSTVYEDTLAHTPELVEWAAQHIDIVHVMVFILFRAAVPQLPFEWYAGGRRIDLGVLAYSETKARKIDLKSTEVVAEIRKRFPEFTPCAYLNGTEKPDSFKWLLSGRLGSQGKIYGYVGPKFMETIQTMHHLTQGRYLAYTKPAHTNLGRAMLLLALIDRGVRSAAGHYLGAVLSNPLRLFKGLHYQSIMIIQPVDFLPNGLQNMCDGCPDMTLWNGELVWSCRMEELKHFGCWVRSVPCASA